One window from the genome of bacterium encodes:
- a CDS encoding cob(I)yrinic acid a,c-diamide adenosyltransferase encodes MVEVYTGDGKGKTTAAFGLALRATGHGWNVLMIQFMKGSPEYGEITAAREVKGLMVVQTGLPTFVEKGNPSAEDLAEAARGLKLAREALESGKYRLIILDEINVAIDYGLVKLDDGLALIDACPENVELVFTGRAVKRAVLERADLVSEVHEVKHPYQKGFVNRVGIDY; translated from the coding sequence ATGGTAGAGGTCTACACCGGCGACGGCAAGGGTAAGACCACAGCTGCGTTCGGTCTCGCTTTGCGGGCGACGGGGCACGGCTGGAACGTGCTGATGATTCAGTTCATGAAGGGCAGCCCGGAATATGGCGAGATAACGGCGGCCAGGGAAGTCAAGGGGCTGATGGTGGTGCAAACCGGCCTGCCGACGTTTGTCGAGAAGGGCAACCCGAGCGCTGAGGACCTCGCTGAGGCCGCGCGAGGGCTCAAGCTCGCCCGCGAGGCGTTGGAGTCGGGCAAGTACCGGCTCATCATCCTCGATGAGATCAACGTGGCCATCGACTACGGATTGGTGAAACTCGACGACGGGCTGGCGTTGATCGACGCCTGCCCGGAAAACGTCGAATTGGTGTTCACCGGCCGTGCCGTAAAGCGGGCAGTGCTGGAACGAGCCGACCTGGTCAGTGAAGTCCATGAAGTGAAGCACCCCTACCAGAAAGGATTCGTCAATCGGGTCGGGATTGACTACTAG
- a CDS encoding zinc ribbon domain-containing protein yields MPVYEFQCQDCGKKFDVVATLAEKEVGLDPTCPKCGRKRARQVFSRFTLLTGSKTDDDFDEGLDDMGPGGESGLPDDMGMDDLGDDLSSGDAGGLDDLD; encoded by the coding sequence GTGCCTGTATACGAGTTTCAATGTCAGGACTGCGGAAAGAAGTTCGATGTTGTCGCCACACTGGCCGAGAAAGAGGTCGGGCTGGACCCGACGTGTCCCAAGTGCGGTCGGAAACGAGCCCGGCAGGTGTTCAGCCGTTTTACGCTGCTCACCGGGTCGAAGACCGATGATGATTTCGACGAAGGGCTTGACGACATGGGCCCTGGCGGTGAGTCCGGGCTTCCCGACGACATGGGTATGGATGACCTCGGCGACGACCTGAGTTCGGGTGACGCCGGCGGCCTCGATGACCTCGACTAG